Proteins encoded together in one Triticum dicoccoides isolate Atlit2015 ecotype Zavitan chromosome 7B, WEW_v2.0, whole genome shotgun sequence window:
- the LOC119336694 gene encoding glycine-rich domain-containing protein 2-like isoform X3: MTTRRMASEAEAPPEDTMPSSSPGSRGQSGYPAAFFSVDLAAAARRLLAFLRSASARGNVGPRSVRRYEEMWLPLAADAAGGGGEEAAMLVPPPDVHLVWLCHCFHHESYVAYCASRFGRLIDRPSILDAENEEHAADCCRDIWAARYPLEPFDLDNNDFDGNNSNAIENDSANSEIFMMVQTYAGLADHFASPFVSEGVYHVAARRRYTCFLDLIRKGVCTTREDTRLVPSLDILLMWLAHQSFPASYATDMTLMSIKDNVMKMVVSYREVASEETVERTRILWEEAYDEPYDLSGSEVDAAAVGTAREAFHWQAAASEEDTNRLYKGLQPRFLMEVCVFLKGEFDSEHISKEFLRFRAQRCYRSLKLDKSVSNLSCKNWQKMWHMYCEFATRGLTIEVRRSMGGCFRNSKILKNISFSWNDMLHEKSLMLSEELDARIRVMASITPPIQAPYLLKCVPDRVTDDGGAMVSDVILRMRSYRPQEGRWLTRTVLDYGGKECFVVRMRQRDLAERT, from the exons ATGACAACAAGGCGAATGGCCTCCGAAGCAGAGGCGCCGCCGGAGGACACCATGCCCTCCTCGTCCCCTGGTTCCCGCGGGCAGTCCGGCTATCCCGCCGCCTTCTTCTCGGTCGACCTCGCGGCAGCCGCGCGCCGCCTCCTCGCGTTCCTTCGCTCCGCGTCCGCCCGAGGAAACGTGGGGCCGCGATCCGTGCGGAGGTACGAGGAGATGTGGCTGCCGCTCGCCGCGGATGCGGCGGGTGGAGGGGGAGAGGAGGCGGCGATGCTGGTGCCCCCGCCCGACGTGCACCTCGTCTGGCTCTGCCACTGCTTCCACCAT GAGAGCTATGTCGCATACTGTGCATCAAGGTTTGGACGCCTCATCGAtcgaccatcaatacttgatgctgagAACGAGGAGCATGCCGCTGACTGTTGTCGGGACATCTGGGCCGCACGCTACCCATTGGAGCCGTTTGACCTTGACAACAATGATTTTGATGGAAATAATTCGAATGCCATTGAGAACGACAGTGCTAATAGCGAAATTTTCATGATGGTTCAAACATACGCCGGCCTAGCAGACCACTTTGCCTCTCCCTTTGTCTCAGAAGGTGTCTACCATGTCGCTGCGAGACGGCGTTACACGTGTTTCCTTGACCTCATCAGAAAGGGTGTGTGCACAACCAGAGAAGACACTCGGCTCGTGCCTAGCCTGGACATATTACTGATGTGGCTTGCTCATCAG AGTTTTCCGGCGAGCTATGCAACAGACATGACACTGATGTCTATCAAGGACAATGTTATGAAAATGGTGGTCAGTTATAGGGAGGTGGCCAGTGAGGAGACGGTGGAGAGGACAAGGATCTTGTGGGAGGAGGCATATGATGAGCCATACGATCTGTCTGGTTCAGAGGTTGATGCGGCAGCAGTTGGCACAGCAAGGGAGGCGTTCCACTGGCAGGCTGCAGCATCAGAAGAGGACACCAACCGGCTGTACAAGGGGTTGCAACCTAGATTTCTTATGGAG GTATGTGTGTTCCTGAAAGGAGAATTTGACAGTGAGCACATTAGCAAGGAATTTCTGCGTTTCCGGGCACAGAGGTGTTACAGATCATTAAAGCTCGACAAGTCAGTGTCCAATTTATCCTGCAAAAACTGGCAGAAAATGTGGCATATGTATTGTGAATTTGCAACCCGAGGTCTCACCATTGAGGTAAGGCGCAGCATGGGTGGATGCTTCAGGAACAGCAAGATCCTCAAGAATATATCATTCTCATGGAACGATATGCTGCATGAGAAATCACTTATGCTTTCAGAGGAGCTCGATGCCAGGATTAGGGTGATGGCATCGATTACCCCTCCAATTCAGGCACCTTACTTATTGAAGTGCGTACCTGACAGAGTCACTGATGATGGTGGAGCAATGGTTTCTGATGTCATATTGCGCATGAGAAGTTACCGTCCGCAGGAAGGACGGTGGCTGACCCGTACAGTGCTTGATTACGGTGGGAAAGAATGTTTCGTTGTTAGGATGAG GCAGAGGGATTTGGCGGAGAGGACCTGA